AACCGTGAATCAGAGATGCCAGCGATGGATCCATGCCGGTCTGGCCATTTTCGATCTCGTTGACGATCTGCTGAAGGCCGCCATTGAGCGGATTGAAATCCTGACCTCCGTATGCGTCGATCGTCGCCGCATTGATGAGCTGGTTTCCTCCGAGGCTGATCGACTGCCCACCCAGTCCGCCGGCGCCACCCGCGCTATGCACGGAGTGGATGATGTCGTTATTCACCAGGATATTGTACTGATAGATCATGTTGGCGGAGTGGTACGATCCGCCCACGATGATCATGTCGTACTTGAAGTCACCATTCGTGAGCTGAGCCAGATTCATCAGCTGGTTCTCGCCAGCCACAGCGTCGTAGTGCGTATCCGAGCTCTTCTGCTCGACGACATCGTTGTTGGAGAGGTAGTTGATCTGCGTCAGCGTGTGGACCTGGTAGTAATTTCCATGGACGACATCGATGTCCCACGTGGCGCTCGGCGCTCCTGGAGATCCGGCATAAACTGATGCGTGCTGGACAAACCCGGCCGCATTCGTCGTCTCGTCAGGCGTGAAATTGACGGAGCTGGGTGCTCCCGAGCTCCCGCTCGTTTCGACATGATCGTTGTTTGCACAGGCGTTGACCTGGAAGATCGCATTCGTGGTGTACTGGTTTCCCAGCACGATCATTGTCTTGCAGGCGCTTCCCATATCAACGATCTGCGCGGCATTGGTCAGGTGATTGTCGCCGACATCGGCCCATTGTCCGAGGCTATGGCCGGTGTCCGCGGGCTTGTTGTCGAAAGGCGATGACAGATTCTGATGAAGCGCATCCGGCTCCGTTGCGTCGGGCTGCCCGTTCAATTGGTACCCGTCCTTCACGGACGGGGGATTGCCTGAACCACCATGGCTGTTGTTCCAGTCTTGGTCGATCGCGCCGAGTGACGAAACGATCGCGGACGTGTCGTGCGGAAGCTTCCAGGACTCCGGAACGGCATCACTGACTTGGTGGATCATCGTACCAAGCAGTTGATCCGAAACCTGGATGAGGTGGTTCATGATCGGGGGATAGGTGGTTCCGATCAGGGCGCTGTCGTCATTGAAAAGCGCGTTGACCTGATGGATCTCGATCTCGCTTTGCTCGCCACCGGCGTGATACACAACCTTGACTTCGAAGCTGGCACCGCCACCACCGCCGCCTCCACCACCGCCGAAGAATGGCGGCGACGGCGGGAGGGGCCGATCCGGTTCGTCGGGGACGTCGCCGTGAGGCCAGCTCATTTTTGGCAGATGTGACTGCGGCGCACGGTGGAATTGGTCGATATCGTCCGGCAGGTTTCCTGGAGGTGCCACGGCGGCCGTCTGAAGATCGTCGAAGCTCAGTGGGTCACTATTCTGGGGCGGGCGTGGCGGATCGTCCGCGTCGGCGGCGCGCGCGCCGGGACCCCCGTCAAGTTGCGGGCGATCGCGCGCGATGTCATCGAAGAGATGAAGGTAACCGGCAAAATAAGAGATTGCTTCCGTCAAGCCGCCCGGAATCATTGTCGATCTCCACTCACAGATCGAGTCTCTGCGAGCTCAAGCGTCGCAATATGAATTGCTGCCAAAATGGAGCGGCCCGCGCGGGTCGAATCCGCGCGGGCCGAGGAGATGATCAATGATGCAGGCCTGTGTCGTGCGAGTCGTGCAGGTCGGACCCTGCCACTTGCATCGTCAGGCTGTTGAACTGGATGTTGGCGCCCAGCGTGATCGTCTGTGTGAAGGCAGACTGCGTCAGGGCGGCGTCGGCATGAGAGGTGATGCCGCTGGCAGACGTGCCGGCGACGTCGCCGACATGGCTGTGGTCGAGATTGGAATCGCCGCCAAGAGCCTTGGCATCCATGCTGAACCCGTCGCCGTGCTCGGTCTCGGCACCGGTGAAGGTGACATTGGCGTTGTCAACCTGCCCATTGTTCACCAGGTTGTTCACCTGATCGATGTTGAACTGGTTGCCGTCACCGTTCAGCGTCTGGTTCACGACCTGCGGCATGATCAGCGAATCGCTGAAGTTGCCCATGTCGTGCATATCGATCACCGGCGAGCTCAAGCCGGTTGCATGCAGATCGAGGTCGACCTTGACGTTGACGTCGACGTTGGAATCGACATGGTTCTCGACGTTGTTATTGACCGCGTTGTCGACCTTGTTGTGGACGTCGTTGTCGTTGTGGTCGAAGTTGCCGTTGGCATTCAGGTTACCGTTGCCGTTCCAGTTGCCGTTGCCATTCCAGTTGCCATTCGCGTTGTCGTTGTCGCTGGAATTGTCGCTGGAATTGTAAAGCGCCTGCGAGGCGGTCTGCGTCTCGTGCTGGCCCTGACCTTGACCTTGGCCCTGACCTTGACCCTGGCCCTGCAGATTCAACTGGCCCTGACCCTGACCCTGCAAGTTCAGCTGGCCCTGAGCTTGACCCTGAAGCTGGCCCTGTTTCTTGGACATGAGATACTCCTGTTTGGGTTTGGAGTATCGTCAACGTTTGCGGCCGCTGATCTTCTGCGTCTGCGACCCCTCACGTCTTTCGATACTGCTTTGCGTTGAGCCGGTTCTCCCGACTACGGACATCGCCTGATGTCCGCACAGGCAGCATCGTCGAAGACCTGGAGGTCTTCAAATGCCTTTCCGGAGTAGTGGGCGTGGTCCGAGGGGTGGAGTTCTTCTCCGAAGGAGGTAAGCTTCGACGGGGAGGCTACTACCTTTGAGGTATCGCTCATGCCGTCATTGCTGCAGGTGAGCCTCGAGCTTCGGCAGAAATTCCCAGACATCTCGGTTGATGCGGATCATCGCGCGGACCGTCTCAGAGAGCTCCTTCAGACGAGCCTCATCGACCGGCCGCGTTTCTCCAAACGCGAGGCTTGCGCGTGTCTGAATCACGCGCATGGACTGTGTCTTGACGATTTCGCCGCTCTCGTCGACCGCATACATGCAATGCGTGAGCTCGTTACGAACTTGCGTCGTATCGTTGAAGCGGTCGATAAGCTTGTTCAACTCTCTACCAAGAGCTTGATCTCTAATCTTGATCTTGGCCAGCCGTTGAATCAAATCGAGACGGGCGCGCGTCGTGTTCAATGTGGCGAACACTAACGCAGCCGACGCTTCATCCGTGCTGAGCAGGAGCATCAGGACGTAAATGAACAGGCTCTCATTGTTCGACCAATTGAAGATGAGATTGCCAATGAGCGCGAGGACCGTCGTTCTATGGCCGGCTGACTCCGGCGCGGTCGCCTCAAGCGCGCTGAAATCCGGTTTGGGAGGTAGCTTGCTCGCAGTCATTGACCTGGACCCCGCGTGACGTCCCGACGACTCGCAATCCCTTGCCAAGTCGACTAACGTTGGCATCCTAGCGCAGTTTGACTCCACCGTGCTACGCTCGTTTGCTAGCGCTGATGGCCCGATGGCAACGCCGGAAGCCAGAATGCTGAGGTGGCTTTTTACAATGATCGACGTGCTCCGTGTGCGCAATGCCGCGGTCACGACGATCCGGCCATTGGTTGAAGCAAGCAGAGGCCGTCTCGACGGCATTCCCGACTCGGTTTGGCTTGAACCTTATATGATCGGGCTCTTGGGCATGCTGATCACCTTGGCGGCGGAGCGGCAGACGCGCCCCATCGAGGGGGCCGCGATGCGCCAGATTCAGACGGAAGCCTGGCGCAAGATTACCGGGCTCGACTATCGAATAGGCGAAGAGATCATGCTGCTCAGTGCGACTCATGACGAGCAGTTCCTCGCAGGGTGCATGGATGCTGCGAGTATAGCGTCCGAGCTATACGGCGATGAAGCGGCCGCTCCGCCCGGCTGGGATGCCCCTAATCTGCTGGGCTCGTCGCTCTTTGCCGATCCAGCCGCAGCTCATCAGGTCCGGGACATCGTCCGATGGCGCGAGACATTCGATTCCTACATCGTGCGTCGCCAGTAGATCGGGGCGGCTCGGCGTCTTCGCGCAGTTCCCTACCGATTTGGAGCAGCTCGTTCGCCAGTATGGCGATTTCTGTCCGGTTCCTGGCATGGAGCTTTCGCATGATTTGGCGCGGGTCCCACGCTCATTGCCAGGTGAAGGTTGGAAATTCGAACCGGGGCCGTTTGGCGGGCTGGTATGCCGATGATCAGTGCCGGCTGTGCTCAGAGCGGAGGGGAGCGGGCGGCGCCGGACCCGACGGGCGCTTCTCAACTTCGCTTCGCGTCCAGGCTAACTCGCTGCTGGTTGGTTACTACCGGCGCCGAAATGCCTATAAGAATCGAAAGCAGGAGCGGAGGAAGGAGAAGCATATGTCCATGCAACATCCATGTCTCCAGCGAGCCCCAAATTGCATATGTGGCAACGACCGTAAGAACCTCAGCGAGGATGACGCTCTGTTGCCATCAGAAGCTTAATGAGTTTGTAATGAGTTTGCCTATTGGCCCATAGCGTCCACCTCGACGCTTGCTTTGGCGCCTGCTTCTAGGGGGACCGGACGTCCCCACGGCATGATCCAGTTGACGCAAATGCCCCTTAGGCGACCCGATCGCGCCCTGGGCTGTGAAGCGTTCAACTTAGATCGCAGTTCGCCCTTCGCGTGAAGGCGGCCAACTTCGAGAACATCAAGCATCGGCACCGTCGGATACTGATAGCGACGTCGAGCTGCGGGATAACCTCAATCAAGTCGCTATGGCGCTGCATCTCGCCGGTCAGAACGGCGAGGCGGTAAAATTGAACGGCTGCGTCACATCATAGGCCGCCTTTGTGATGGGCAAAGCGTAGTTGATGGCGAGCGCCCCGAAGGGCGAGGCCCAGGTCAGGCCGACGCCGACGGACGAACGCAGGATGTTGCTGTTGGCCACATTAACCGTCTGGCCTCCGAAGGTTGTGGGTCCCGTGTAACGAAACACGCTTCCGGCATCGACGAAGGCCGAGCCCTTCAAACCGTATTCGTTGGGCAGGCCGGGAATCCCGCTCTGCAGTTCGGCCGTGGTTGCCCAATACAGGCTGCCGCCGACATTGTCCATCGTGCTGCCGCTGGTCAGGTCGCGCGGGCCGAAGCCGTTGGGCGCGAAGCCGCGCACCATGCCGGGGCCGCCGAAGAAGCTGTTGATCAGCGGCGCCTGTTGACCGCCCCAGCCGGTGATATAGCCGCCTTGCGCGCGAACCAGGCCGACCAGGTCGCCGCCGAGAGATTGGTAGTGGCGCACATCCCCCGTCGTCCGAAGGAAACGGACGTCGCCGCCGAGGCCGGCGAGGTCCTGCCTGAGTTGCGAGTTGACGCCGCTGGTCGGGCTCTTGGTGTTGTCGAGGGTGCTGTAGGTGGTCGTGCTGCCGATACCCGATACCAAGGCAGGCCCGGCCGCAGCGGCCTGCTGGATCGGTAGCGACACTGTCGTGCCTGACGAAGTCGGTGCGAGCGTGACACTCTGGTTGGACATCGAATAGCGCCACTGCACGCTGGTCTCTTCCGCCATCGGCGTCGCGAGCGTGAAATTGGCGCCATAGGTATCGGTCCCGTAGGACTGATAAGTGCTGGCAAAGGTCTGCCTGCCGAACAGCTCGGCGCCCGCCGTGGCGCGGCTGTCGAAGATATCCGGTTCGGACACCGAAAGATCGACACCGCGCGAATACTGGCCGTAGCCGACGCGCGCCTGCACCGCTGCGCCAGTGCCAAGAAAATTGCGATCGCCCAGCTTGACCTCGCCGAGCCATCCGTCGGTCGTTGAGTATCCGCCGGACACGAAGAAATCGCCGGTCGGCTGGTCGACGGTTTCGACGTCGAGCACCACGCGATCGTTTGCCGAGCCCGGCCGGGTCGTGATCTTGACGTCCTTGAAATAGTTCAGGCTCTTCAATCGCCGTTCGGCGCGATCGACCAGCGTTTGGTTGTACGCATCACCTTCCGCGAGATCGAATTCGCGGCGGATCACATAGTCGCGCGTCCTTGTGTTGCCGTGGATCGCGATCCGCTCGATGTAGCTGCGCGGTCCCTCCTTGATCACGAAGGTCACGTCGATCCGCCGCGCCTCCGCGTTGCGATTTGTGCGAAGGGTTACGTGTGCAAAGGGAAAGCCAAGCTTTTCCATCTCTAACGCCAGCGCCTCGGAGCTCTTGTCGAGGAGGCTATTGTCGAAGGGCACGCCCGAACGTGCCGAAATCCGGGCACGCAGCTGCTCGGGATCAATCCCGGACACGTGCGACTCGAGACCGATGCTGCCGAGTCGATAGGGCTCGCCTTCGTCGATGACGAAAGTCACCGCAAAACCCTGGCTGGCCGAATCATATTCGGCGCGCGCGTCGGTGACGCCGGCGTCGGCATAGCCATGGTTGCGGTAATAGCGCCGAAGCTGCGCGCGGTCCTGCGCAACCCGGTCGGGGTCGTAGATGTCCGTATGGGTGAGGAAGCTCAGCACATTCGTCGCGGACGTGTTGATGACGGCGGCCAACTGACGCCGGCTGAACGCGTGATTGCCGACGAAATTGATCTGCCGTACCGTCGCTTTCTTGCCCTCGGTGATGGTAAAGACGAGATCGACGGTGTCGTTGCCGCGCTCGATCGTCTCCGGCACCACTTGGACCTCCTCGCGGCCAATGTGCCGATAAACCTCCATGACGCGGCCGACATCGGCCTGCACCGTGGCGCGTTGGAATGGAACACCAGGCTTCGATTGGACAGCGGCGGCAAGATCTTGATCCTTGATTTTTTTGTTGCCCTCGAACGCAACGCGGCCAAGCAGCCTAGCTTCGGTCAGACGCACGACGATGCCATCGCCGGCGCGATCAATCCTGACCTGGTCGAACAGTCCCGTACCGATCAGCCCTTTCAACGCGGCGTCGAGTGCGGCCGCGTCGTAGTGGCCGTCGGCCGCGGGATGGAAATAGGAACGCACCGTTGCGCTCTCGACGCGCCGGTTGCCCTCTACGGTGATCCTGGTCGCGGGATCGGCAGCCAGCGCCCGCGAGACAGACAGCGCGAGCACGACGACAAGCAGCGCCGCCGCACTGCACCGCCGGTCTCGCCGATTGGATATCCCCGTCACTTCTGCCTGATATCTCACGGGCGACATCGAATTTCCGGCGCCGGGCAAAAGAATGTCAGAGGCGAGGCCAGTTGCAGGCCAAAGGTGAACGCTGCCACAATTTCGACGCGCCCCCGACCTGCCGTCCTAAGATTCGTCGTATGGCCGCTTCAAATGCCGCTTAGCCAAAGGGCTGGAAGCTCTCGCGATGCACGCCGTCGCGAGCGCGAAGGAGCATCACATGCGTTATGCAGCTCTCATCTTCACACTGGTTGCTCTGATTGGTCCGGCTCCCGCCGCAGTCGCTTCCCAGATCGATCCGCGCGCCTCGCTCGGTGTGGTGCAACAGTGGATCTACAACTATCGCGCCAAGCCGGACTATGCGCACGTGCCGGCCGCTGTTCGCGTCCTCTTTCATTCGCAGACGTTCAAAGAGCCCGAAAACGCGGGGATCTATCTCGGCTTCATCGCCGGGGCGATCGGGTCGAATCCGCCGAAAGCCGAGCAGCTGGTGAACAGCTTGATCCCCGTGCCGCCGGAAGACGAGTGGGTCATCGTTCGCGCCATTGCCTATTCGGGGCTGCCTGACTGGCGCAACCTGCTACGGCGGATCGCGCCGAAAATGCCGGAACGGCGGGTCATGATCGACAGCTATCTCAACGGTACGCTACCGACGCTGGCGGAAATTCCCCTGGAAGAGTCGAAGCCGGGCATGCTCGACAAGCTACGCAGCGCCTTCAGCCGCAATCCGTTCAAGAAGGAAGACAAGAAGCTTGACACCAAATTGACCTTCGCGACGAGCCAGGATCTGCTGGATACGCTCTGGGGCTACTATTTCGCGACGGGCTCTCACGTGCCGATCATGAGAATCGTTCAAATGCTGCCGTGGTCGAAAAGCCGCGACACCATCGACAAGCTGACGGTGGGCAGCATGGCGCGCTACACCCTTGCAAGCTATGCCGTGCGCGACAACGCCTTGCGCGAATTCCTGCGTGGCGAGCTGGCGCAGCAACCTGAAGCGATGAAGGGTCCGCTGACCGAGGTCATTCGGGCCGCCGACACCGTTCAGCTCAGCGCCTTGCGACGCGATGCCGTCGCAGCAGTCGAGGAACTAAAGACGAAGGGATCGGATGCCCGCCGCAACCTCGATTTCTGGGGACAGGTTGGGGTGGGCGCGCTTGCCCTCGGCTGTGTGTCCGCTGCTGCGCTCGGACAAGTCGCTGTCGGCGTTCCCTGCGTGATCGGCGGTGCCACGTCGCAAGGGTTGTTGTCGTTCTGGGAGAAGCAGCAGTAGCGCCGTCTCGTCTGGCCAGCGAACTCGGCGGCATCGATCGAGGGCCGTAGGCGGTAGCCCGCCGCCTTAAGGCGGCGGCAGACGTAGGGACATCTTCCCGTCTGCAGCTACCTCGCCGTGCCGGTCAAGTCCCGCTGCGACGCTCCATGCGAATGTCAGCATCTGGCCCCATAGCTGAAGGCCGCTTCAATCGTCGGCACGTCGGCTCGTCGGGGCAGAGCGGACATCGCTGAGCTCGGAATCATCGGCGGCTTGGCGCGAATTCCAAAACGGTCGCGACGAACGGCGGACAGGAGTCCCAGCTATCAGTCTCACGCTCATTGCCAAGTGCAGGTTGGAAATTCGAACCGGGGCCGTTTAGCGGGCCGGTATGCCGATGATCGGTGCCGGCTGAGCTCAGAGCGGAGGAGCGGGGCCGCGCCGGACCCGACGGGCAACTCAATTTCTCAATATTCGCTTCACGCATCCTGGCAAATGTCCAGCCCTCGGGCGAGAAATATTTCTGTTTTCCAGAAATGACGTTTAGTCTATGATGCGCCCGTCTCACCCGCCTGAGGGGCGCTTCGCGATCGTCACGAGTGTTGGGTTGGGATGCGGTGGACGCCGATGTCACGGCTGACGAGCGTGGCTGATGGCGGACGGTGAAGTCGTGCAGGCCTGACGCCCTAGCATTACAGTTGTAATTTTTGCTTGAGATGCGCTTTGCGCGCGTTGGCTTGATGAGCCCTGCGCCAGGATGACCATGCGAGGATGTGGGCATGCGGGATGCGCCGCTGGGCGAGCTTCATGGCGATGCGGCGGATTTCCTGGATCGACCAGCGGATCAAGAACGATGCTTCGGTCGGGGCCGCGGTCGCGTTTTTTTAAGCAATGCTCCGGTGTTGGCCCGATGACGGATGACGGCCATCGTGGCGAAGGCAAGCATGACCAGTGAGACATGGCGATGCCAGCCATGCCAGGAGCGGGTTTCGTTGTGATCAAGACCGAGCTCGTTCTTGGCGGTTTCGAAGCTGTCTTCGATGGCCCAGCGATGGCCTTCCACGGATACCAGCTTCTGCATGGACGTGCCCTTGGGGCACCATGTGGAGAAGAAGGCTAAGCTGTTGTCGGCAATATTGCGGCGGATCAGAAGACCTCGGGTCCATTCCCCGGCAAGGTCGTCGTTGTATTCGCCGGCGTCGAGATCGGCCAGCTCAAGATAGGCCCAGTCGTGCCAGCGCGGACCTTTGGTTCCTTCGCCGGACGGCAGGCGGCGCCAGGCCTTCTTGGGAAGGCTCTGCGCGATCGTAGAGGCAGTGCCGGCGACAGGCTGCTGCTTGCCCCAGGAATAGAACACGTGATTGGAAGCAACCCCCAGAACATAGCCTTTGCCCGCCTTGCGCAGCAGGGTTTCGATCGCTCCCGTGCCATACACGCTGTCCGCTGCTACGAACGAGAACGGCACCTTTGCGGCGATCGCGCGAGCGATCATTTGATGCGCGATCCGGGGCTTCGTCGCAAAGCTCACATCGCTCGGGACATGTGCGGCCTTCAGGCGAGCGGGTTCGTCCGTCCATTCCTTTGGCAGGTAGAGCGCCCGATCGATGAAGGCATGGCCATGCCGCGACACATAGGAGGCAAACACTCCGATCTGGCAATTGGTGATCTTGCCCGCCGAGCCAGTGTACTGGCGCGCGACCCCACACGAGGCCTTGCCCTGTTTCA
The DNA window shown above is from Bradyrhizobium sp. ISRA464 and carries:
- the bamA gene encoding outer membrane protein assembly factor BamA produces the protein MLALSVSRALAADPATRITVEGNRRVESATVRSYFHPAADGHYDAAALDAALKGLIGTGLFDQVRIDRAGDGIVVRLTEARLLGRVAFEGNKKIKDQDLAAAVQSKPGVPFQRATVQADVGRVMEVYRHIGREEVQVVPETIERGNDTVDLVFTITEGKKATVRQINFVGNHAFSRRQLAAVINTSATNVLSFLTHTDIYDPDRVAQDRAQLRRYYRNHGYADAGVTDARAEYDSASQGFAVTFVIDEGEPYRLGSIGLESHVSGIDPEQLRARISARSGVPFDNSLLDKSSEALALEMEKLGFPFAHVTLRTNRNAEARRIDVTFVIKEGPRSYIERIAIHGNTRTRDYVIRREFDLAEGDAYNQTLVDRAERRLKSLNYFKDVKITTRPGSANDRVVLDVETVDQPTGDFFVSGGYSTTDGWLGEVKLGDRNFLGTGAAVQARVGYGQYSRGVDLSVSEPDIFDSRATAGAELFGRQTFASTYQSYGTDTYGANFTLATPMAEETSVQWRYSMSNQSVTLAPTSSGTTVSLPIQQAAAAGPALVSGIGSTTTYSTLDNTKSPTSGVNSQLRQDLAGLGGDVRFLRTTGDVRHYQSLGGDLVGLVRAQGGYITGWGGQQAPLINSFFGGPGMVRGFAPNGFGPRDLTSGSTMDNVGGSLYWATTAELQSGIPGLPNEYGLKGSAFVDAGSVFRYTGPTTFGGQTVNVANSNILRSSVGVGLTWASPFGALAINYALPITKAAYDVTQPFNFTASPF
- a CDS encoding IS701 family transposase, coding for MIRDLMIGGASVEDTLTLWASSLRDAKQRIRPLFTQERVAASAGQFLDGLLGNEPRKTGWMRAEAAGDPGPWRQQAILGRGQWDADALRDIVREYALETLGDEDAVLVIDETGFLKQGKASCGVARQYTGSAGKITNCQIGVFASYVSRHGHAFIDRALYLPKEWTDEPARLKAAHVPSDVSFATKPRIAHQMIARAIAAKVPFSFVAADSVYGTGAIETLLRKAGKGYVLGVASNHVFYSWGKQQPVAGTASTIAQSLPKKAWRRLPSGEGTKGPRWHDWAYLELADLDAGEYNDDLAGEWTRGLLIRRNIADNSLAFFSTWCPKGTSMQKLVSVEGHRWAIEDSFETAKNELGLDHNETRSWHGWHRHVSLVMLAFATMAVIRHRANTGALLKKTRPRPRPKHRS